In the Tamandua tetradactyla isolate mTamTet1 chromosome 8, mTamTet1.pri, whole genome shotgun sequence genome, CCTGCACATTTCTTGGAGATAATAAGGCTTCTTTTCCCTTCGCTATCAACACAATCTGTCTAGTTGTGATTCATTTAGTTAGCCCAAAATTTAAAGACAACCTACAATCTGACTTAGGCAATATCTCAAGATCTTTATCCCTAAGTCTCTCAACATGAAATTTTCCCTTTGTCTAAACAAAGTTATGCTAGactgttggtttgaaactgttgcatacACCAgtgaagccatgttctttaatcctgatgcaGTATTGtcgggtggaatctttttgataaagttgtttccaacttagagatgtggctcaccaaattgtgggtgggactgttgattaggtggcttccatagagatgtatctccacccattcagtgtGGGTTGACTACTactgtcctttaagagggaaacactttgggaaaagcttcagagctgacacaggcacagacttttggaaatgaagaaagaaaatgcccccagagctGTTGGGaaacagaagccaaagaccccagcaaatgccagccatatGCCAGAGGTagtctggacccatcagcctttgttgagtcaagtatcttttcctggatgccttcatttggacatttttattgccatATAACTGTcatcttgcaacttaatacattttaaaaagctgttccatttctagtataatgcattctggcagcatttagcaaaccaatacacagAACCATGGTTCTCAATTTGAAAGTGCATCCGAATCACCTGGAAGGCTTAATAAAATATAGTCTGTTGGGAATCAcactcccagagtttctgattcaggaggtctgCGAATGGGCCAGAAAATTTGCATAGCTGATAAGTTCCCCAGTGATACTGATGATCTGggaaccacattttgagaaccattTTCCCAGATTCCTGTTTTCCATGGCATAATCTAAAAGCCATCAGATGGACCTTATCTGGGAAGTGTTAGAAAAAAGAAGTGCAGTGCTTGTCAGGATATAATATACAGAAAGATCACATTGAGGTCTTTTTAAAATAGAGTTCTGGTTCAGTAGGTTTTGTGTGGGCcctaaattttgtttttctaacaaGCTACCATAAATGGCAATGTTACTGTTCCTTGTATTACACTTGGAGAAGCAGACTTCTAAACTTGCCTCCCTAAGTACTTCTTCTCAGAAAGTTCATTCGGCTAGGCTCGTGGTCTTTTGCCTTCTCCTTGAAACTATCAATAAGTACACCAAACCCTCCCATTTTTCACAAGCTACTTCAGAGACACCCACAAACCAAATGGGTTATCTCTCTCATGTGAAGTAGCAAGCCTCTGTAGCATATTGTTCAGTTCCATTGTTTATCATTTTTTCCATCTGGGTTTAGCAAAATCATTTGTTTTCAAGTCTATTTGCCTTTAGGACTTCCATTATTCCTGTATATACCAAACCAACATCTTAAAGGACACCTATTGATCTCAAGactttcaaagcatttttatcTGGATGTCTATCTCCTTATGTAGCAACATGTCTTACCGCTATACACTCTGAGCAACTAGCATGATGATTTGCACACAGTagatgttcaacaaatatttatgtcaTTGAATTGAGTCATATACTCTTTTATTAGTTCCACACTCACAGCTCTCAAAAACCTGGATCTTCTCCCTCTATCTTATCATTTCTAAGGTACTTCCTCCAAAAAAGCTCTCTCAGTGTCTTCCTTAACTCTGAAATTTCTGAAAAACCTTGAGGATTCCTCTGCGAATCTCTTTGGTCTTCACACTGTAGATGATGGGATTAAGCATGGGGGGTACAAAGAGATAGACATTGGACATCATGACATGAACAACAGGCGGGGCACTTTTCCAGAAGCGGTGGATCATGGAAACAGCAATGATGGGTACATAAAAGGCTAACACTGCACAGATGTGTGACAGGCACGTGTTGAGTGCTTTGAGTCGCTGTTCCTGGGATGCAATGGCCAACACGGCTCTCAGGATCAGTGCATAGGAGAACAGGATGAAAATTGAATCGATGCCATAGGTGAAAATGACCACAAAGAGTCCATAGATGTTGTTAACATGGATGTCCCCACATGCCACTTTCATGAGATCTGGATGGAGGCAGTATGAGTGATGCAGAACATTGCCTTTGCAGAAGGGCAGTCGTTTCACcagaaaggggaaagggaagagagtGATGAAACTCTTGGCAAGGATGCCCAGGCCCATGGTTAAGATGCGGCTGTTGGTAAGCACTGCAGCATAATGTAGAGGGTCACAAATAGCCACAAAGCGATCAAAGCTCATGGCCAACAGTATACCTGATtccatgaaagagaaagagtggATGAAGAACATCTGGACCAGGCAGGCATCAAAGCCAACATGACGGTAGTTGAAGCAGAATGTGGCTAGCACAGTGGGAAATGTAGAGAGAGACACGCCCAGGTCATTAAGAGAAAGCATAGAAAGGAAATAGTACATGGGCTGATGCAGAGCTGACTCCCGAATCACCAGAGCAAGGATGCTGAGGTTGCCTGTGATGGAGATCAGGTAGAGGATGCAGAAAATCAGGGCAACCCAGGCTTGACCTCTTTGCATCCCTGGAATTCCTGTCAGCTGGAATGTGGCTGGCTGGAAGAGGGTTCCATTGAGGTCCTGCATAGCAAATAGGTGAGAGAATATAGGTGGAGGATGGGCCCAAGAGGGTGTGTTTGGGGTGATCTTCACTTTCTTGCTTTCAGATATCCTGTCTCCAACACAAaaggtgagagattgaaagcctttGTCTATATTCCTTTTTCCCCCATTATGATAATCTCTTTGAAGATAGCAACtggttttattcatttctgtattgCTAATGCCCAGCACTGCCTCAGCTGTAGAAGAAACTCTATGAAGGTTGATAATTGAGTGCCCAAAACATGCCAAGGCAAGGAAGTAGGTGAAAATTTGATCAAATTCCCCTGATTCTTATCTTAAACTGTAGCAGGCAGGCTTTCCCCTCTTTctagttcagctgtgctctctgtggaaaatcctcaaaccccctctcctgaccttcaggaatgggtaaaactgcaggcaagcgagataagacacattcctggggtagaaaccccctcccctagccttcaggaactggtgaaactgcaagtaggcaagataagacattctGGGGTGGGGACCCCTCCCTTAGTGGTTCAGCTTtaggccattctcaacttaaatcagccaattgtttaccatgtctttaacatgtcaaagagtctataaaagctaaggttgccttttgttcagggctcagactttcggAGGCTACTTGCTGAGctctatggccatagcaaataaaacctgcttcctgaaactatggatccttagtctcagcctgttctaacttcgcggaacgttcctggaggcctgcggcctcctTCCTGGTTTTCACACTACTAAACTACAGTATTTCTCTACTTTCCCACTTCACCCTAGAAGCCCTATTCTTGGAATATGGAATTAATCAGAAATTATGATAGAGTAGTGGAAACACTGCCCATGACTTTGAGGACCTTCTAGTAGATGACATAGATGGAATCCCTATATTTGCAAAATTACAGCTTCAATAGCACTTACCTCACCTCAGCTTCCCAACCAACCCTGCACTTTTCATAACCAAAAACTGTTCCACCTCTGAAATTTTAAATTCCAACATTTTATACTCTGACCACAACCTTCCAGCTCTCTCATTTTCTCATGCCTGTGTACTTGTTTGTGAAATTCCTCCATTTCTTTCCAGTCTATTTGtctattagttttctttctcactttttgTCTTGGCCTATTACCCTGCTAAGACCCGTATGTttatcctctctttgtctttcttcCACATACATATGTAAACCTCAATCTGTGATAAATTCTCCAGTATACTGGGTGTGAAGCTGGGTAAAACCAAAGAAGCAAGTgttttattgggaaaaaaaaacatgggggTCGACCTAGATCCCTATTACCCAAATATTAAACTTATTTGTACTTTTATTCATTCTTACTTCCTAGTGTCTGAGGAAAAGATGTCTCTTCTCCAAGACTGAGCCCTCCACCTTCATTATTCTATTTTCAGCTAAGAGTCCTCTTCCTTCAGGCCATTGTTTTGTATCTTCAAgctcttcctttctgtttctttacctTCAAGCTATAAGCATATGCAAGATCATCCCTTTGTAAAAACACAGTAACCTTGCCTCTCAGTTATCACTCTATTACCTTTCCTCTATTCACAATCAAACTTTTGAAACattatctctctcttttaaagtcAGTGAAGGAGAGCTTCTCCAACTTGATTCTGAAATACTTAGTTTAAaggatttgattttatttatcttaccTTACAGTCACTGTTCAATTCACTCTAAACTCCCCACTTCCAACTGACACTGATCTCCTTGAGTCACCAGTAATCTCTTTGCCTCTTCTCTTCCTAATCTATATGGCCTGCCTGCTACAGTAAATAAGAGGACACTTGCCCATTAGAACTATGTTCTTCCTTCAGAAGCACCTCTCCTCATTGATTTTTTCCTCCAATCTTGACTTCTTCCTATCtccttttttgttgatttttttcctatctCTTTGTGATAAAGCAGCAGCATCCTAActccaagcaaaaaaaaaggaaaaaaaacaataaaaatggttCAAGTTGAGGAACCATGTCATAAAGGATTTTTTCCTAGTCTTTTCTCAAAATATCTCTGCACCTGTTTTACCTTCATTAAAACCTACTCTAGAAGTTAGACACAATGTCTCCCTCATTCCTTACCTTTTCTAGAGATTTTATCCCCTTCTAACCCTACTGAGTAAGCACGGTGACATTAGATGGTGATGAAACACTAGATAATGCTTTGCTATCAGTCATACTCCTGAAATAGTGAGGAGGAATTTATGTCtcccttttgttttttctctgtcCTCTAACTGTGATAACAAAGCACTCCTTTAATCAGTAAGATTTcttgtccctttctctctcctctaaaTGCTTCTCTTCTTCCAAACCCAGGTTTAAAGTCAATGTCTCCACACAATCTTCTTATCTAATCTGTCCAGATCTGACTCATTAAAGTCAGAGTCTAAGATTGCCTCTGAGTACTGAAGAAATGAAAacgcaaacaaataaacaacaacaaaaaaaacctttagGGTcaacaaaagaaactaaaaactCTCCCAGTAACTAGTTTTACCCCATTATTCTTAATCTCCAGAATGTAAATTTAAGTAGTTTAGTTGCTATTTCATCCACTTTCCATATTTCCCTGTCAAAAAAGCAACTTTGAACCAGGGAGAATAATGCCCCACCCAGGGAGAATAATGCCCCACCCTACAACCATCCTTTATTTGCTTTAACCCTGAGGATGTCAGTCAAATCTTCCCAATGTGACTAACTTggcaagaaagaaaagcaagatgGAGAGAGACACAAGCAATGTGCTCCCTTTGCTTAGCATGTGCAtgagcatacacacacacatagttgTGCAAAGGTATTAGTGAATACACATGCATATGCATACACACTCAAGTATTCTTAGGTACTTACTTATATCCACACACACAGAAACTAGCACTCTCTCAGTCATACACAGACACTATTACAACTACAGTAGTAGGAAAGACTCATATCTACTCATCTATATTATCCAATATGTTTCGAATACCCTCCCATGTTGATACCCTTTTGAACACATACTTaaaaatgcaaacacacacacatgcacaggaaAACATTGTGCCACAAATGCATTAGAATTGGCAGACCTGCACTAATATCTGCACCAATTATATTTTGGTGGCAAACTCAATGCTGAAAATCAGCTAAGATGGAACAATAGCTCCAGTTGATTTAGTTTTGTGATATTTTTCTCCAGCTGCACAACCAAAAGCCAGATATAAGAGGCAATAAATCAAAtcacaggatttttaaaaagaagtatggAATACACCCAAGACAAAATTTAGCTCTGATACAAGAACCTCTAAGTGTAAGGGTATGTGGATTGAGATTAGGGTTTTGATTTATATCTAATTTGGCACCAGAGTATGTGATACTTAGGTTTAATAGAGGACACATTTGGCTTATGTTTGGAGGGGACATAAGAGTGTCAGAGTTTGCTTGAAGCTGCAATAAGTATTGAAGCTTGAGATAAGGTTTAGGTAAGGACTTCAGGTAGGTAGTCCGAAGAAGGGAGCACTCACTGGGTAGAAGAAATCTCTTTTTCTTGTAGTTGCAGTATTATGTTCTGGATCCAGCCAGCAGAGCAGCATTAGCTCTCTcttatgtttcataaatttatGAATACCCTAGAATCCCAAGGCTTATATGTATGTGGTTGGGAGGGGAGTAGTAGAGATAAGGAGGAGAGAATGATGTCAAGAAGCAGTGAACTGGGCCTTAGGAGAATTGCTCCCAGGGGAATCCTGCTCTTGGCTCCATCATCCTTCATGTCATCATCCATATCCATTACTGTGTTAATTCTTCCTTGAGCAGGGAATGTGCATGCacttcacacatgcacacatacacaatcaTAGGCATTCGGCTATTAATTTACTAACACTCACACTGCCCTTTGTACATTCACATACATATAGATACAAGCAAATGTGCTCATACAACTTCTCAATGCTCATCATTAATATGTATCTTGACACTGTAAGCATATACTATAATCAATGTAGTTTTACATCAATTATAGAGCTTCATTTAGATTATaaacacatttagaaataaacccttaGAGACTAATACATATGCttgaagaaatgatcagatatatttaaaatatactccCAAGCTCACATATTTCAAACAATGCTAACACACTCATAAGAGATATTCAACAAATTCATATTCTCACATCTATGCACAGTTTCATACATGGAATTGAAATGCATTGTATATTTTCATACAAATGCATGCTAGCAATCAAATAAACATGCTACTTATGCAAATATTCATCTTATTTCACCACATTAAGGGGTCTGAAAATCACGAACTTAGCTCAGTTCAActaaaaccaagaaaacaaaggaaagaaaagcagttTTGAGCAACTATTTTACCTCAGGCATTATACTCATGACTGGCATAGATAAAAACATCATACCTATCctttcaaggaaaataaatgctCAAAAAACTGATCCACTCAATAACCCAGATAAATGTGCCTCCAGATCCTACCTAGAACATGTCATAAATGTATTTCACAACAAAAtcaattcatttcaaaatatatctaATGTGCATGTAATATTTGTAAATTCTATgtttgaatgaaagaaaagatctATAAGCAACATTGAATCCCTATTAAATAAAtgcatactgaaatatttaggagAAAGTGTATTGTTGTCTgcaatttaatttgaaattcatCAAAAAGGAGGGTGGGCTAAGGATGGATAGAAAGATAAATATGTAGATATATGGCCACACAAGCATAGCAAAATATCAATGGTATAATTTAGGTAGGTGGCAGTTATATTGTTGTATCTATAAAATTCTTTCAGGTTTTCAGTGTGTTTAAATGTTTCCATGATAAAATGCTtgggaaaaaattaataaaaaattaaaataatgaagtaaTACACAGACCTTTATTCTGAAGGCTCaaactatattaaaaaatttaatgaaaattcaACCTTAGACAGGTGATATCAAACTCTAGTTTAAATTAATCCTGAGAATCTCGTGTGCCAACTCACTATTATAATGGGTTATGGGaaacatttaatatatttgataTAGTTATTGATACTTTTTCATGTGACCAAAGACAAGATTTAAATCTCTTAGCTGTAGCCTGTTTGCCCCAAGGGAGACTGCTTATATTCAACAAATAAACATACTATGCCATCCTTGTGATCCATTTTAAGATAATTCAGTTCTTGTCCCAGAAATCTCATTCTCTAATTCTTTAGCAGAGGCAACAGGACCAAGCAGAGCcaataaaatacagagaaagatgcTTGACAGATAAATATATAggtgataggtagatagatagatagatagatagatatatagatagatagatagatagatagaagggttgaaaatattatgcaccccagaaaagccatgttttaagcctgactcaatcttgtagaggcagtttcttttaatcctaattcaatactgtagggcagtaacttttgattagcctatccaaaaggagaagtgatatgcccaattgtgggtgacattttgattacatcgagatgtgaatccacccattccaggtgggtcttaattagtttactggaatcccttaaaagtggaaacattttggagagaatcaaaAATGATAGAagtctcagagccaacagaaagagctgacacaaatgccagaagaacagagacatggatgtttggagatgcttgtagcccagcagacatcaccatgagatgttaagcaagccagaatctggagagagccaagggaagccaagagatgaaggccaaccctggagaagcaatGTGAGGAAACCccaaggaacagaggctgaaagcaacagagcccaggagcaagggacccaTAGATGCCAACACATGACTTCCCAGCCAACAGAGGTATTCCtaacccatcagtctttcttgaattcaggtatctttcccttcatgctgtagtttggacatttttataggcttagagcgGTAAACTTGTAACCTTTttaaactccctttataaaagcctttccatttctgatatattgcattcaatCAGCTtgcaaaataaagataaatagatagatatttATATGGATGACAGAGTGACCACACTGATCACTGCTACCATACCAGAAATGAACAACGttatgaagaaagagaaatctaTTCTACTTGAATGATAAAGATTCAGGGATATATGTAGAGGTTTTAATAGTGCATGCAGAGGTTACCAGGCACTGGGGTGGAGCTAGGAACAGTATAAAACTGCTGTGGCCACATCAGTGACCTGACATACAACatgcaccagtctggacaagctagaTTGCCTGAAATCCCACACAGAACTCActagatacaactgcaaggcttctcagtcaccaccactgccccaggcaagggtggaattaagcttgtctaagagacaaagtaactagtccgGTGAAAGGAGTTAAATCACTAATGTCagtaccttccccaagagaaaggtggggcctagctcaagtagaatccctctctcaaggaattcaggccacAGGACTGGAAACTGAAGCAATCAGTGCTAACCTCCAACCTCACGTCTGCCTTAACCAtgccccagcaaggagagtctgctgaagttaaagaccCCGCTTTACACTGATGGGAagctacaggcagacaagcatcacatactgggcaggataggaaaaacagagtctagaggcttaaTAGAAATAtatgtcaacctgctgggtctcaccctcaaggaaaactgatgcaggtgactctttcctcctgaaaggaggccagtctggGCTTGGAAAAGTTGACTGGGGTccataatatctgaggagaccttcctcaaaaaacAGTCTTCATATAAGCAGGGCTCAAAAcataaacaagaactgaaaaaaattaaacaatattaaagtgcaaaaaattctcttccagCTGTGGACCTaggaatctcaaaacaagttatctggtgccgatatgcaaaggaggacagtcacaggatacagcttttcatttccatagggagaaattggaaaaaacaccagagtcacaagacccaaacagttctgaaaacctgcagggcaaattccattggatttcaaagtctgaaagtcattttcctttgactttagaaagtagcagtcccatccttttcaagggcctatgcagtggcccacctctttccaaatcaacctcaggggacattgaagagaccacctttttctcagctccaccctctccaggcatcagggccacacctaggctctctgccatttctggggcataATCTCAACCCacccatgtggtggcagccaggctctccccagtcccctaggagcatgctataccttctcaaaggcctgaggcagcacaattcttccactgcaatgagatgagagactcatcctctgccctcagggcaaactcaccctctccatgtatataggtgcatccactctcctggcccgagttttcttggcttcagacccaaacttccatggttctcactctgcaaactccaatttgtcccctTTGTGTTCCCCTTTGTTCAGATTGGCCGTGGTTCCACTTATACAAACAGTCTCA is a window encoding:
- the LOC143643568 gene encoding olfactory receptor 51I1, producing MQDLNGTLFQPATFQLTGIPGMQRGQAWVALIFCILYLISITGNLSILALVIRESALHQPMYYFLSMLSLNDLGVSLSTFPTVLATFCFNYRHVGFDACLVQMFFIHSFSFMESGILLAMSFDRFVAICDPLHYAAVLTNSRILTMGLGILAKSFITLFPFPFLVKRLPFCKGNVLHHSYCLHPDLMKVACGDIHVNNIYGLFVVIFTYGIDSIFILFSYALILRAVLAIASQEQRLKALNTCLSHICAVLAFYVPIIAVSMIHRFWKSAPPVVHVMMSNVYLFVPPMLNPIIYSVKTKEIRRGILKVFQKFQS